The following DNA comes from Streptomyces globosus.
CGCCTTGTCGATGATCGAGACCTCGACGTTCTTGATGGTGACGGCCGGCTGGTTGATACCGAGGACGCACGCCGACTCGCAGGGGGCCGGGCAGAGGCGGCCGGTGAACTCCGGGAAGTTGTTCGTGGCGTGCAGCCGCTCCGACGCCGCCGACCAGTCCTCGCGGTAGGCGTAGTCGTTCCACTCGGGGATCAGGTTCCCGAGCGGGCAGCCGTTGTGGCAGAACGGGATGCCGCAGTCCATGCAGCGGCCGGCCTGCTTGCTGATGATCGGCAGGAGCGAGCCGGGGACGTAGACCTCGTTCCAGTCCTTGACGCGCTCGGCGACGGGACGGGAGCAGGCGGTCTTGCGCTCGGTGGTGAGGAAGCCCTTCGGGTCAGCCATGGGTCGCCGCCTCCATCATCTTCTCGGTGGTCTCGGACTCGGAGAGTCCGGCCCGCTCAGCGGCGTCCTTGGCGGCGAGCACTGCCTTGTACGTGGTCGGGATGATCTTGCTGAAGCGGTCCGCGGCGGCGGACCAGTCGGCGAGGAGCTTTGCGGCCACCGTCGAGCCGGTCTCCTCCTGGTGGCGGCGCACCACATCGTGCAGCCACTGCCGGTCCTCGTCCGTGAGGGTCTCGACGGCGCCCAGGTTGCCGGCGTTGACGTTGTCCCGGTCGAGGTCGACGACGTAGGCGACGCCGCCGGACATGCCGGCCGCGAAGTTGCGGCCGGTCTCGCCGAGGACGACGGCCGTGCCGCCGGTCATGTACTCGCAGCCGTGGTCGCCCACGCCCTCGGAGACGACGAGGGCGCCGGAGTTGCGGACGCAGAACCGCTCGCCGGTGCGGCCGCGCAGGAACATCTCGCCGCCGGTGGCGCCGTAGCCGATGGTGTTGCCGGCGATGGTCGAGTACTCGGCGAGGTGGTCGGCGCCGCGGTCGGGGCGGACCACGATGCGGCCGCCGGAGAGGCCCTTGCCGACGTAGTCGTTGGCGTCGCCCTCCAGGCGGAGCGTGACGCCCTTGGGGAGGAACGCGCCGAAGGACTGGCCGGCAGAGCCGGTGAAGGTCAGGTCGATGGTGTCGTCGGGCAGGCCCGCACCGCCGAACTTCTTCGTGACCTCGTGGCCGAGCATGGTGCCGACGGTCCGGTTGATGTTGCGGATGGCGACCTGGGCGCGGACCGGCTGGGCCTCCTCGGCCGTCGCCGCGTTCAGGGCGTCGGCGGCGAGCTCGATCAGCTCGTTGTCGAGGGCCTTCTCCAGGCCGTGGTCCTGCGCGATGAGGGCGTGGCGGACCGCGCCGTCGGGCAGGTCGGGCACGTGGAAGAGCGGGGCGAGGTCGAGGCCCTGCGCCTTCCAGTGGGTGACGGCCTGGTCGGTGTCGAGGAGCTCGGCGTGGCCGACGGCCTCCTCGATCGAGCGGAAGCCCAGCTCGGCGAGGAGCTCGCGGACTTCTTCGGCGATGAACTCGAAGAAGTTGACGACAAACTCGGCCTTGCCGGAGAAGCGGTCGCGCAGCACCGGGTTCTGGGTGGCGATGCCGACGGGGCAGGTGTCCAGGTGGCAGACGCGCATCATGACGCAGCCGGAGACGACGAGCGGCGCGGTCGCGAAGCCGAACTCCTCGGCGCCGAGCAGCGCGGCGATGACGACGTCGCGGCCGGTCTTGAGCTGGCCGTCGGTCTGGACGACGATCCGGTCGCGCAGCCCGTTGAGCAGCAGCGTCTGCTGGGTCTCGGCGAGGCCGAGCTCCCAGGGGCCGCCCGCGTGCTTGAGGGAGGTCAGCGGCGAGGCGCCGGTGCCGCCGTCATGTCCGGAGATGAGGACGACGTCCGCGTGGGCCTTGGAGACGCCCGCGGCGACCGTGCCGACGCCGACCTCGGAGACCAGCTTCACGTGGATGCGGGCTGCCGGGTTGGCGTTCTTCAGGTCGTGGATGAGCTGGGCGAGGTCCTCGATGGAGTAGATGTCGTGGTGCGGCGGCGGGGAGATCAGGCCGACGCCCGGGGTGGAGTGGCGGGTCTTGGCGACCCACGGGTACACCTTGTGGCCGGGCAGCTGGCCGCCCTCGCCGGGCTTGGCGCCCTGCGCCATCTTGATCTGGATGTCGTCGGCGTTGACGAGGTACTCGGAGGTGACGCCGAAGCGGCCGGAGGCGACCTGCTTGATCGCCGAGCGGCGCGCCGGGTCGTACAGGCGCTCGGGGTCCTCGCCGCCCTCGCCGGTGTTGGACTTGCCGCCGAGCTGGTTCATGGCGATGGCGAGGGTCTCGTGCGCCTCCTTGGAGATGGAGCCGTACGACATGGCGCCGGTGGAGAACCGCTTGACGATCTCGGAGACCGGCTCGACCTCGTCCAGCGGGACGGAGGGGCGGTCGCTCTTGAAGCCGAAGAGGCCGCGGAGCGTCATGAGGCGCTCAGACTGCTCGTTCACCCGGTCCGTGTACTGCTTGAAGATGTCGTACCGGCGGTTGCGGGTGGCGTGCTGGAGCCGGAAGACGGTCTCCGGGTCGAACAGGTGCGGCTCGCCCTCGCGGCGCCACTGGTACTCGCCGCCGATGTCCAGCGCGCGGTGCGCGGGCGCGGTGCCGGAGGCCGGGTAGGCCTTGGCGTGGCGGGCGGCGACCTCCTTGGCGATGACGTCGAGGCCGGCCCCGCCGATCTTGGTGGCGGTGCCCTGGAAGTACGTCGCGACGAACTCCTCGTCGAGGCCGACGGCCTCGAAGACCTGGGCGCCGCGGTAGGAGGCGACGGTGGAGATGCCCATCTTGGACATGACCTTCAGAACGCCCTTGCCGAGGGCGTAGATCAGGTTCCGGATGGCCTGCTCGGGCTCGATGCCGTCGATGAACGTGCCGGCGCGCAGCAGGTCCTCGACGGACTCCATGGCGAGGTACGGGTTGACGGCGGCGGCGCCGTAGCCGATGAGCAGGGCGACGTGGTGGACCTCGCGGACGTCGCCGGCCTCGACGAGCAGGCCGACCTGGGTGCGCTGCTTGGTGGCGATGAGGTGGTGGTGGACGGCGGCGGTCAGCAGCAGCGACGGGATCGGCGCGTGCTCGGCGTCCGAGTGGCGGTCCGACAGGACGATCAGGCGGGCGCCGTTCGCGATGGCCGCGTCGGCCTCGGAGCGGATCTCGGCGATGCGGGCGGCGAGCGCGTCGGCGCCGCCGGAGACCCGGTAGAGGCCGGAGAGGGTGGCCGCCTTCATGCCGGGCATGTCGCCGTCGGCGTTGATGTGGATGAGCTTGGCCAGCTCGTCGTTGTCGATGACCGGGAAGGGCAGGGTGACGCTGCGGCAGGACGCGGCGGTCGGCTCCAGCAGGTTGCCCTGCGGGCCCAGCGAGGACAGCAGCGAGGTGACGAGCTCCTCGCGGATGGCGTCCAGCGGCGGGTTGGTGACCTGGGCGAACAGCTGGGTGAAGTAGTCGAAGAGCAGCCGGGGCCGCTCGGAGAGCGCGGCGATCGGCGAGTCGGTGCCCATGGAGCCGATCGGCTCGGCGCCGGTGCGGGCCATCGGGGCGAGGATGACGCGCAGCTCTTCCTCGGTGTAGCCGAAGGTCTGCTGGCGGCGGGTGACCGAGGCGTGGGTGTGGACGATGTGCTCGCGCTCGGGGAGGTCGGTGAGCTCGATCTCGCCGGACTCCAGCCACTCCGCGTAGGGGGCGGCGGCGGCCAGGCCGGCCTTGATCTCGTCGTCCTCGATGATCCGGTTCTGGGCGGTGTCGACGAGGAACATCCTGCCCGGCTGGAGGCGGCCCTTGCGGACGACCTTCGCGGGGTCGATGTCGAGGACGCCGACCTCGGAGGAGAGCACGACGAGGCCGTCGTCGGTGACCCAGTAGCGGCCGGGGCGCAGGCCGTTGCGGTCGAGGACGGCGCCGACCTGGGTGCCGTCGGTGAAGGTGACGCAGGCCGGGCCGTCCCAGGGCTCCATCATCGTGGAGTGGTACTGGTAGAAGGCGCGGCGGGCCGGGTCCATGGAGGCGTGGTTCTCCCATGCCTCCGGGATCATCATCAGGACCGCGTGGGGCAGGGAGCGGCCGCCGAGGTGGAGGAGTTCCAGGACCTCGTCGAAGGACGCCGAGTCGGAGGCGTCCGGGGTGCAGATCGGGAAGATCCGGTCGAGGGCGCCCTGGCCGAAGGCGTCGGTGGCGAGCTGGGACTCGCGGGCGCGCATCCAGTTCCGGTTGCCCTTGACGGTGTTGATCTCGCCGTTGTGGGCGACGAACCGGTACGGGTGGGCCAGCGGCCACGACGGGAAGGTGTTGGTGGAGAACCGGGAGTGGACCAGGGCGAGCGCCGAGGCGAAGCGGCGGTCGGAGAGGTCCGGGAAGAACGGCTCCAGCTGGCCCGTGGTGAGCATGCCCTTGTAGACGATGGTCCGGGCGGACAGCGACGGGAAGTAGGTGCCCGCCTCGCGCTCGGCGCGCTTGCGCAGCACGAAGGCCTTGCGGTCCAGGGCGATGCCGGTGCTGCTGCCGTCGGCGACGAAGAGCTGGGAGAAGGCCGGCATGGTGGCGCGGGCGCCGTTGCCGAGGAGGTCGGGGGTGACGGGGACCTCGCGCCAGCCGAGGACGGTCAGGCCCTCCTCGGCGGCGATGGCCTCGATCTGCTCCGCGGCGGCGGCCTGTGCGGTGCCGTCGGCGGGGAGGAAGGCGATGCCGACGGCGTACGCGCCGGCCTCGGGGAGCCGGAAGCCGGCCACCTCGCGCAGGAACGCGTCGGGGACCTGGCTGAGGATGCCGGCGCCGTCGCCGGAGTCGGGCTCGGAGCCGGTGGCGCCGCGGTGCTCGAGGTTCCGCAGTACGGTCAGCGCCTGCTCGACCAGCGCGTGGGTGGCCTCACCGGTGAGGTTCGCCACGAAACCGACGCCGCAGGCGTCCTTCTCGTTGCGCGGGTCGTACATGCCCTGGGGGGCAGGGCGACCGTCCATGGGCGACCAGGCGGTGCTGCTGGGGCCGGTCGCGGAGTGCGTGGATGCGGAACGCATCGGCTCTCCCGTCGTCGTCGTGGCATTGTGCATGGCCGAGGGACGACGTTGGCCCTCTGCGAAATTTCGTGCAGGTTACATGATGACCGCAATCTTGCGAACCGGATACGGCGTTTCACCATGCGGACACTGCACGAGGCGGGATACGGGGCTCCCCGCGCTGCTGCGAGGCGTGTGGAAGGGTGCCGGCGGGGGCGGGGGCCCCGGCGCGGAAACGGGCATCGTTGCCCGGCGCGCCCCGGTGTGATGCCCGGCGGACACGGAATCGAAACCACCGGGTAATGAACTACTTATGTGGTGCGCTGCATAGTGTCTCATCGCGAGGGCGTTCAGCCTATGGCCCCGCCGATCCAGGTTCCCAGGATGTACGTCACACCGGCGGCCGCGCCACCCAGGAGCAGCTGCCGCAGGCCGCTGTACCACCAGGAGCGGGTGGTGACCTTGGAGACGACTGCGCCGCAGGCGAAGAGCCCGGCCAGGGCCAGCAGGACGGCGGGCCACAGGGCCGTCGCGCCGA
Coding sequences within:
- the gltB gene encoding glutamate synthase large subunit, encoding MDGRPAPQGMYDPRNEKDACGVGFVANLTGEATHALVEQALTVLRNLEHRGATGSEPDSGDGAGILSQVPDAFLREVAGFRLPEAGAYAVGIAFLPADGTAQAAAAEQIEAIAAEEGLTVLGWREVPVTPDLLGNGARATMPAFSQLFVADGSSTGIALDRKAFVLRKRAEREAGTYFPSLSARTIVYKGMLTTGQLEPFFPDLSDRRFASALALVHSRFSTNTFPSWPLAHPYRFVAHNGEINTVKGNRNWMRARESQLATDAFGQGALDRIFPICTPDASDSASFDEVLELLHLGGRSLPHAVLMMIPEAWENHASMDPARRAFYQYHSTMMEPWDGPACVTFTDGTQVGAVLDRNGLRPGRYWVTDDGLVVLSSEVGVLDIDPAKVVRKGRLQPGRMFLVDTAQNRIIEDDEIKAGLAAAAPYAEWLESGEIELTDLPEREHIVHTHASVTRRQQTFGYTEEELRVILAPMARTGAEPIGSMGTDSPIAALSERPRLLFDYFTQLFAQVTNPPLDAIREELVTSLLSSLGPQGNLLEPTAASCRSVTLPFPVIDNDELAKLIHINADGDMPGMKAATLSGLYRVSGGADALAARIAEIRSEADAAIANGARLIVLSDRHSDAEHAPIPSLLLTAAVHHHLIATKQRTQVGLLVEAGDVREVHHVALLIGYGAAAVNPYLAMESVEDLLRAGTFIDGIEPEQAIRNLIYALGKGVLKVMSKMGISTVASYRGAQVFEAVGLDEEFVATYFQGTATKIGGAGLDVIAKEVAARHAKAYPASGTAPAHRALDIGGEYQWRREGEPHLFDPETVFRLQHATRNRRYDIFKQYTDRVNEQSERLMTLRGLFGFKSDRPSVPLDEVEPVSEIVKRFSTGAMSYGSISKEAHETLAIAMNQLGGKSNTGEGGEDPERLYDPARRSAIKQVASGRFGVTSEYLVNADDIQIKMAQGAKPGEGGQLPGHKVYPWVAKTRHSTPGVGLISPPPHHDIYSIEDLAQLIHDLKNANPAARIHVKLVSEVGVGTVAAGVSKAHADVVLISGHDGGTGASPLTSLKHAGGPWELGLAETQQTLLLNGLRDRIVVQTDGQLKTGRDVVIAALLGAEEFGFATAPLVVSGCVMMRVCHLDTCPVGIATQNPVLRDRFSGKAEFVVNFFEFIAEEVRELLAELGFRSIEEAVGHAELLDTDQAVTHWKAQGLDLAPLFHVPDLPDGAVRHALIAQDHGLEKALDNELIELAADALNAATAEEAQPVRAQVAIRNINRTVGTMLGHEVTKKFGGAGLPDDTIDLTFTGSAGQSFGAFLPKGVTLRLEGDANDYVGKGLSGGRIVVRPDRGADHLAEYSTIAGNTIGYGATGGEMFLRGRTGERFCVRNSGALVVSEGVGDHGCEYMTGGTAVVLGETGRNFAAGMSGGVAYVVDLDRDNVNAGNLGAVETLTDEDRQWLHDVVRRHQEETGSTVAAKLLADWSAAADRFSKIIPTTYKAVLAAKDAAERAGLSESETTEKMMEAATHG